A genomic window from Tolypothrix sp. PCC 7910 includes:
- a CDS encoding DUF952 domain-containing protein produces MKNILHITQLEKWEEAKILGSYRADSLDTEGFIHCSEANQIVKVANRFFKHQKGLVILFIDADKVKAEVCYEEAEIGELFPHIYGELNIDAVFQVINFEPREDGLFNLPREVLNLS; encoded by the coding sequence ATGAAAAATATTCTCCATATTACGCAACTTGAAAAATGGGAAGAAGCGAAAATACTCGGAAGTTATCGCGCCGACTCTCTGGATACTGAGGGTTTTATCCACTGTTCAGAAGCTAACCAAATAGTCAAAGTTGCAAATAGATTTTTTAAGCATCAGAAGGGATTGGTAATACTTTTTATTGATGCTGATAAAGTGAAAGCTGAAGTTTGTTATGAGGAAGCGGAAATAGGTGAGTTATTTCCTCATATTTATGGAGAGTTAAATATCGATGCAGTGTTTCAAGTAATTAATTTTGAACCTAGGGAAGATGGGTTGTTTAATTTACCGCGAGAGGTTTTAAATTTAAGTTAA
- a CDS encoding KGK domain-containing protein, whose protein sequence is MNNIFQVLDNDTDVVLFEKDTYTVGRLKELIHNNFGNKFYTQFANGYQTVASLIQSVSINEAIFKVEDITWKSSCEGRRCQILRVGSRGWETGRLRIITSTEITTDNRITSNKVSSSPKVKIQVIIEFCPDELLAPESPLDDIRKMMQAT, encoded by the coding sequence TAATATATTTCAAGTATTAGATAATGATACTGATGTCGTATTATTTGAAAAGGATACATATACTGTTGGAAGGCTCAAGGAGTTAATACATAATAACTTTGGAAATAAATTTTATACTCAATTTGCTAATGGTTATCAAACAGTTGCAAGCCTTATTCAGTCTGTATCGATTAACGAAGCAATTTTTAAAGTTGAAGATATAACATGGAAGTCTTCTTGTGAAGGGAGAAGATGCCAAATTTTACGAGTAGGTTCTAGGGGATGGGAAACAGGAAGACTAAGAATAATCACATCTACAGAAATTACTACAGACAATCGTATAACTTCCAATAAAGTTAGCAGTTCTCCTAAAGTCAAAATTCAAGTAATTATAGAATTTTGCCCTGATGAACTTCTTGCACCAGAATCCCCTTTAGATGATATTCGCAAGATGATGCAAGCGACATGA